tccctgtatcatgccagaagaaaagagccatcttctgctatgggacaggagaaaagccaaattaattaagggactattctattactaatctcaactctttgattctattctgattctttaaacttttcttaaagtatgaattttatatcaaaatttacaagattaatatatagatatatatacattttaaactttgttaagatatgaatggtcatatagagtactaattctagaaagaaaaaaggcttcaattagctgcatatatatgtctttgtgttcgagtctcttatcagttttctgcaggaattcaccgccaggcctaacatcaactgaagtctccaggaagaagatgaggccccacaacaacaacaattccacatggacaataataatatcattcagctgacaaacatcatctacagatcagctttggactacaaagtgctcagagcaattttgagatggctagctgagatgatccagtctcaaagactacttgaataaggacttgagataaactctgaactttggcattatacacagactggataatgaaagatatagttacctttcctagaatttgacaattaacctaaaatttttctttcagggtaAAGATAACTTcccccatacccagcaggaagcaattttaagaatacgacgtccacattcccaaagaggtggtgtgggggcaggtggtttttttggtcttttgaatgggttttgggtctgggataattttcattgtttaggggggttggttacaagttgttgtcaagggttaggaaaaaggctaagcaaaggaggttagatttaaggttcttgtttttaaaaaaaagaaagaaaagaaaaagacaattactagttttaaatacttgatATTGGATTGGATTGCTTTATAGTgtacacaaattatatatattgaaattgatattgttagaaaatgatatatgtatatttctaattgtacttatacctttcatttaacaatgtaatgcaattttctgatccttgaatgttattattaccaactattaggatataaagaaatgaaagttagtagttagatattacaatagaacttgtagttatattagatatgttttaaaaattgagcagatatattttagatagacaggtcatcttcaaacccttcagagatctacagaatatggcatttaaaatgttttaataacttagaaaatttttcttttttgttatgactatgagacatgtcggctcctggaaGTACcattctacttcagagaaaatatgagcattgaagaaactgcatatggagttaactttcattgtggcaaaagttagccactggacaacaaagtatcctcaaatcaacaggacaaaatggacagacaggacatgaaacaaaagaCTACAGATTCTttccaaaacaagtgtggttatggctttatcaaaaggcatattttgccgggcagtggtggcgcgcgcctttaatcccagcactcgggaggcagagccaggcggatctctgtgagttcgaggccagcctggtctccaaagcgagttccaggaaaggcacaaagctacacagagaaaccctgtctcgaaaaaccaaaaaaaaaaaaaaaaaaaaaaaaggcatattttgaggccaggacaatatggcaccatccctgaagtggccttcgtaatccggaaaaggtactgtgcccttttcttcgaaggcagctgaacaggcagtgggctgatggcttctgatgtgcaatggaacagcagctgaaacagttatttttgaagagtaactaagctcacgcctctcaatagtagactggcatttaatagagggatgtgaagaagaacaggatgctgagatgaagccacatatacacagccaagaagaatggacagctgaattaaaaaaaaaaatcaacaatttccagaatttaaaatcctgaatcatgacaggacactagtggaattcaagtgtttctggtacatggactgctctcacccaatgtgaggttgaactgttgaccttgtgtacatcctacttcacaaatgagtctgtcagatacgtaAAGCCTATAAGCTGAAGATGattccccaacactgcagagaaacctcaggtgattgaccaggcagctggctgtgtctgtcaactcacaaattttttggaagttgcttgcatgtacttcctgtttttattttttattaggtaatattattttccttcttggatctctgagggagttgaagattagttagttatagttgaagactagttaggatagaaagtgaattaggtacattttggacttaccaaaataggatagataatggaattattttctctgaatttgtcaaacacaaatggactagacattgtttaggtatttattacttgtatatattgtatatagttattatacctttgttgtatatagtttttcttatgttagttataagaactactttttccttttccttttttctttttattaaaatagaaaaggggaaatatggtgatattttatttgtactgaaatgtgattttaattgtatggtaataaataaagttgcccaggtgtcagagctattagagccatagcaaaagctgggcgttggtggtacatgcctttgatcccagcacttggtaggcagagctaggtagatctctgtctgttcaaggatacagccagcattggagacacatgcctttaatctcaataccaaccatagaagacctggaggtctatacagacaggcagtgacgaggcagtcatgtggttggttttaaaaccaatgagaagacagaacagaaagtctatataaagaccaACAGACAGGAattaggtctctttcggagaggtctcttggctgaagaggctagctgtaGCAGGCAgctaaggctcttagctctgatctcttggctttcttctttgcattggttctgtgtttcttatttaataagacagttggttacatctacaaataacCATGGgaacattttaaatctttttcataAACATATTCCTATAATGTCTTCAACTTTGACTGGAACATTTATTGTACTTGCACATGCTGGTACTCCTTAGAATTCAACAGTTTTGTAAAACtgaaattttttgaaaaaaaaaaacttactttaaTTTTGTAAACAGGAATTTTGGGGTTTCACTTTCAacaaaactttagctacacataTATTGGTCTGGACATTGGATTACTtcagtctgttttatttttaaataaattgtatCATCAAAGAGACATGAATTATAATTCTGTCCATTCTTATCTGGGCTTTctactctgtctcagaaaagtaCTTAGATATTTTCTGAAATtctcattatttctttcatttctatttaaGCATTCCTCATCAGAGTTCTCAATTAGCAAATAGAACACACCTGATACAGAGCACTTAAGTTCTGTGAGGTCTGCAGAACAAGTCTTGAAAGGATATTGAAGTACAGGAAAATATTGAAATGCAAAATGAAAATGCATAAGGCTTAGATGGAGGAGGAATAAGTTGCATTGCGAAAATTTTCCTATGTTTTGATGATGTTGTGTGTTACATTTTGGACGATTCTTGAGACTGTTCATCTTAAGGtaggttggtttttcttttttagaaaattattttgagaattctttttGTATTCATTAAACTAGATTAGCATTCTATTTGATATAGAATTGGAAGAAGGGAATGAGATTCCTCCCcagcacaaagaaaaaaaatggggtattaaataagaaaaaaacaggaatGAGAGCAATGTCTCTGTAGTTAAAACTGAATACTGCCATGGCATGGGTTTGATTGGCATgccatttgattcccagaacagtTGTCAATGGACCCCCAACTGCTTGAAACTCCAGGGGGATCCAAGGCATATGTCCTCTATGGGCATTGATAGGGAAATGCATACACAGAATGTCACATCATTtacattaataataaatctttaagaaaaaagaaatattttacagcccattttctgtcatttttatgatttattttatttttaattctatgtATTAATGTGGCTATGTTTGAGTTTGTGCAACTGAGTGCATATCCTCCTAAAAGTCTGAGGCCtcagaatcccctggagctggaattataggtgattgtgagccagtAGATATGGACTCTGGGAACTGGATTTGAGTCCTATGCTAGAGCAGTGGATACCCTTAGTTGCTGATCCATCTCTGACCCCATGGTGCATTGCAGTTTTCTATGTTCCACACTTTTTTTTCCCACAATAATTCATGTGTGAAAGGTTGATCAGGAGTGAGGTAATGTTTGTGAGTGATGCTAACACCTCTAGAGATGGCGCCTAGAGAGAAGCAGTgctatcatggtctcttttctagcttcatttctgttgctttaataatataccctgaccaaaagcaacccagAGGAGAAAAGAGTCTACTTTGTCTAACCATGCCATTTTGCAATCATCATTATATGGACATCAAGGCAGGTACTTCAATGACTAGTCATTTCCATCCagtcaaaagcagaaaaaaaaagagtgagtacATAATCATTTACTTGCTTTTTTTGTGCTAAGCATTTTTCCTCCTTCTTAAAGAGTTCGGAACATTCTGTCTAGGGAAAGGTACCTCCCACAGAAGCCTATATCttttcctacatcaattaactttATTAATACAACACCTCACAGAACAACCCAATGTACACAAATCCCTTATTAAGACTTTCATTCAGGGGATTCTAGGTTGTGTTAAGTTAACAACTAATGAAATTATAGCCAACTATTGCATGATCATCaatctcagaagaaatgaatgtaCATTTCAGAATTTTAATTTCCAATTTTACAACCTTGCGTTTTGAATTTACACGTTATCCTTCCCATGGTTGCCAGCAAGTCTAAATGTGATGATATTCtacagcagtggttttcaaccgtCCAGATGCTGTGACCCTAGTAGCTATACCAATTAAGAAACTTAagtgtatttaatttaaaatgctgTGTTGTGTAAAAGTATAGGGCTCCCTTCCCCGTAGCTTTAGCATGCCAtgagcttaagagcacttgctcttcctcCGAAGGACctggttcattcccagcactcatgcagAAGCTTGAAACCTTCTTCACCTCCATGTCTAGTAGATGCAACCCCTCTTCTGGGTTTCCTGGGAACCaggcacaaacatgtacatacatgaaggcaaaatacacacataaacaaaactgCTTAAAaagtttcatattttttttaactattattaagaaattttcttttcattttacataccaaccacagattcccctctcctccctcctcttgccccccagcttcctccccaacccaccccccattcccacctcctccaaggcaaggtctcccatgaggagtcagcagagcctggtacattcagttgaggcaggtccaagcccctcctccctgcaccaaggctgcgtctagtgtcccaccataggcactaggctccaaaaagccggctcatgtgTTAGAAACAGGTCCTGATCACACCGCCTGAGGGCCCCCTAAACATGATCACGAAGTTTCATATTTCtatgatgaaaagaaatgtgTAGCTAGAATTAGCCAGCTTGACTACATTTAAATGATCTCAATTTTGTTGGCAATGTCCAGGCTATCATAATCAGGAGTTAGCTGAACATACTCATTCTTTTGTTTGCCAAGTCTTAGTAGAGTATTGACTTTAGCCACATAAGTTTCATAGAGTTTCTTCACAGCTTGTTTGACATGGTGCTTGTTGGCCTTGACATCCACTGTGAATATAAGTATATTGTTGTCTTCTATCTTCTTCATGGCTGACACAGTGTTCAGACAAACCTTGATGATGGCATAGTAGTCAACCTTATTTCTCATGGGCACACTTAGAGGGGATTTGAGCTGCCTCTGGCACCTCATGGTGTTAGGATTCTGGAAGGTAGATGATGTGCAGATCTTCTTTTTGTGGCTGTGGATGCCTTTCAGGTCTGCCTCCTTGGTTTTCCAAGCCTTGGTTTTGGCTTTGGCCCTGTGGGCACAGGTACTTTCTCGTTGCTTTCAGTGCAGTTTTATAATTCTCACTATAAGCATCCTAGCTCAAAATTGTGACTTAAGTAGCTGCCACTTGAAATTGACTTAACATTTAGAAACAGTATTTCTATAACACTTCCACtgacaacagatttttttttgtaagacataagaaaatagaagcaactGATGAAAATTATGAACACTGGTTCTGGTGGCAAAGCAGGCCCACTTATATATGTGCTTATATATTACTCATATCCTCCTCTGAATTATCTGGCAAAAAAGCAATAATCTACTTTAATACTAGTTAATATAGTTTGGAACCATTAGTTTTTCATTCAGTATTCaagtttaaatgatttttacCTTTGACATTTTTACAGATAATATTTTGTCAGAATCATTAGGCAGCAGTTGTAAGATTTTAGCCAAAAAGTTTGTATCTGGTGAAATACACAATAAAGAAATGTCTATCCTCTCAAATTTAGATAGTTGTTTTTCAGCAGAGCGTGGCAAAAATGCAGAACATGGAGGTGAGACAACAGAAACTCATATCGGAATAGATCAGTGTGGTGCAGAGACTGAGAAAATGTTACAAGCTCCCAGCTGGGAAAACTTGTAATTGCAACCAGCCAGAACATTGATACAGAGATAGCAAAATTACTaacaagggaaaaagaaaatttaggagaCAAATGGAGGAAGTGTTTTCCTATGTATGACAAGGACCCTAGTAAATATGACAAAGTGTTCGTCAAGAGCAGAATGTTGAACTGGcgtgaagaaaatataaaattgattACTACAATGACAAGCCACATAAAATGCCATAATAACAGCACAGGAACTCATTtcaaataaaagtgaaataaaaaacacTCTCTCAAATTAAGAGGAGAAATGTGAACAAAACTAAACTTCTTGCTTGGGGCAATTTTTGTAACCAGAAACTATAGTCAAAAGCAATCAAAACTAATGGTAGCATTATCATAACAGAAGAATACGCATGGCTCTAGGGATTTCTGTAGTATATGCATCTATTGCCTGAGCTCCTGTAATATGAGGAAAGCAGCAATCTAGGAGCTAATACCCCATTACAGTCAAATTCAAACAAAGCTATGCTATCATTTCATTTCTAAGCCTCAGACTATCTCTTTCTTGATTCACATACAGCAAAATACAGAAAGGCGGGGATTTAATTCAGTTATTAATTCAGAATGGTAGCACTATACATATTGATGTCAAGTCAGAATTtaccattacagatggttattatTAATGAAGTCTTTTTCAAAAGTCAGAGAATTATAGGCATCAGAAGAATGATATTTCTCATTTACAATGGTTTTCACTTGAAGGCTATTTATCTGATACAGAATTTCAAGCAACTAGATGACCacttgctaaataaataaatatgtgataAATATAAAGACTCTATTTGTACAGTGAATTGCTATGGAGATCAGGCCATGCACTACTCTAAGTTACTCTGTATTTGGGaaagctctttcttttttatatttttatttttgcaggcTGTGCCTTGTCATGATAGACTCCATTTTACAATCAGCTTTTGATACGACTTTGAGAGTAGAGGTGATTGTAGGCTTCAGTCATCCCACAAACAGCAATCTGGCACCACCAATGCTGCAGAAGTAGATAAATGACTTATTTATGGGAGTAGAAAGAGCGCCACCCCTTACTTTTATTAGAATTGAGATTGCAGGAACACATGGatgtgtgagtatatatatatatatatataatcctatCAGACAACCTGGTCCAAGGACTTAAACACTCAAACCTATTAAACGATGTAACTCCTCCTTCTGAAACCTGTAAAGTAGTGGGTACTTAGGGAAGCCCCACAAATATAACATCTGATAGCTGATGTGTTTGTCAAGAACCCAAAGGCAGATAATTCCCAGCTGTCCATGGATTTAGCTTGGCTCAATATCTAGTATGGATGAAACCTACTGGACAGCTGTTTATCCATCCACTTTCTTTCTACAACTGACCTATATAATTGTTCCTGTACAAACCATCCCTTCCCCTTTCATTCTGCAGTTGACTACATCTCTTCTCTAAGATTGGTTTGTGACCTAACCAATAAGGAATCTATTTGCATGCTTGTATTAGTAAGTATTCTGTAGAGTCACAGAATTTATGAAATGAatatacatctctctctctgtctctctgtctctctctctgtctctctctgtctctgtgtgtgtatgtgtgtgtgtgtgtgtgtgtgtgtgtgtgtgtgtgtgtgtgtgaatttattggaGTGATttccaggctgcagtccaacaatgatTAGCTGTGAATGGACAGTCTAAGAATCTAGTAGTTTctcagtcccacaaggctgggtgtctcagctagtcttctgtgtatgctggaatcctgaagaagtagactccaatgccagtgaaggaataaatGTGCTGATAAGGCAAGGGCAAGCAGCTGAAGAATGAACCCtgtcttcttccattgtccttccaCTGGCTTCCATCAGAAGGtgtggctcagattaaaggcatgccttctcacctcaagatctggattaaaggcatgtgtcatcctgTCTCAAGATCTGGAACAAAAGTCTGTGTCTTtcagcctcaagatccagataaAAAGCATGTTATTTTCCTGCTTCAAGATCAAGATCACAAGTGTgctctccatttctggattgtagttcatccCAGAcatagtcaaattgacaaccaagagtagccTTCACAATGTTCATCAACACACTTCCGTAACATCTTATACTCTTCTTTAAGCTCCTCAAtttgtattcattctgtaagCCACGCATAAgcagaaacacatatacatttaCTATGTGGTATGGGAGTTACTAGTAAACAGGATTAGAATAAAAGAAACTACCTTTACATCAGCCATCACCCAGATATTACAGAAAGCAGGATCATCTGCTAATCAAAACAGTGTATGCTATTCTGGTCAATAAATTATGACATCATGAAAGACACAGATGTGTTTCTCTATGTTTCTTGGATGGCATGCTCATGACAATATCATTCTCTGTGCTGTCAGATTCTGTTGCACAGAATTAGCAAAGGGTATGCACATTGGTGCTGTCTGATAAGTATTTTTGACTCTATAAATGGAATATATGTTTAGGTTTCCATGAAAGATAGCCTGGCTATCCTTGATTTCTCTGCTCAGTTCTTAATGCCTCAGTGTCCTTTCTGGATTTCTAGCCTTTTTTCTATCACAGTTACTCCAAACACAAGGAAGTAAGGTCCATATGAAAAGCCAGGCCATTacctcacttctttttttctcttataacCTTAAGCTTTCAATAGACCTGTAGTTTCTCTTCCTGGGACTTACATGGCATACAGCtactttatatacataaaatttgcttaattttagtttagttttgtttttttttatttcatatagcaTTGCAACCTAACTTCACTAAGAAATTTTTTCCCACTTCCATCCACTGTAACTGTTCTGTGTATTGTTAAATTCTGAGTCATAAAGAAAGGACTGTAAAGTGCTGAGAGAAAACAACTGGATTCAGCCTTGGGTCTTCTCTCTATTATGCATGACCATAGCAAAGCTCACTTCTGGATGTTTGAAGGATATGAGTTAAAGCTACCTAGCAACACATCAGAGTTAATACCCATCTGTAGATGTACTGACTACttatatgtcaacttgacacaaactacaaTAATCAGAGTGGAGGGAGCTTCAATTAAGAAAAGGTCTCCATAAAAGACAGCAGGAatattcttaattagtgatcaatgtgggagggcccagcccattgtggatggtgccttgcctgggctggtggtccagggttctttaagaaagtaggctgagcaagccatgatgagaaagctagtaagcagctcccctcgatgacctctgcatcagctcctgcctccaggttcctgccctgtcctgACTTTTTTTGATGATGAagagtgatatggaagtgtaagccaaataaaacttttcctccaaagttgctcttggtcatggtgttttgttgaaaccctaagacagtagaTTTCTACAAGATCTGTTCCATAAAgtgtaaaaagaaaattctcttaTCTTAAAATATCTGTGGAATGCTAGGAAAACTGATCATGAATTTGACATACTTCAAGTatgaaacaaatatatatatatatatgtgtgtgtgtgtgtgtgtgtgtgtgtgtgtgtgtaaatatattatTTGTTCACAATGTGATTATACTGGACAGTTATTACATATAGCAGGTTTTGTGTGGTTTCTTTCCTTGTGATCTTATAGTAGAAGACTGGTTTCTAGTAATATGACATTGAGAAGGAATAAAATGTCAGTCTATTAGATCATAGCAGTATGCTCTCAGAAGCATTAACATGATCATAAAAATCCATAAGTATTTGTCCCGaggtgattttttattttaaaatgagtcaATTTATCCCTTCTGATTTCTCCAAATTGTTGTCTAGTGATGTGATTAGTCCCAGCCATGTCCTCTCCTCTCACTTTCTATGACAAGCAGATTTAAGCTTACGCTGATGCCAAGTCCTCACATGTTAGTTACGGTTCTCCAAGGGAACAGAATTGATTTGATCAGTAATTGGATGACCATTACTACCCTCTAGCAGAAGAACTGGAGTATTACCTGAAAGTCAGTGGTCTTTCATTCATATTGGAGTTTGGATATTGGTAAAGGATGGTAGCAGCTATGGCAGCCACAACAGGATAGATGCACTCACAAGCAGCCCACAAGGAGGCTTTTTAGTGACATTGGACCTATTGTATCCATGGGCCTCTTTATTTCCATGATGTATTGAAAGGTGTTACTCAACATGggggaagagtttttttcttcgtGTAATTCTTCATGCAAATGTCCTGAGAAACATGCCCAGAAGCTTGTGACATTGCTGAGTCCAGGTATAACAAAGCTGAAATTCAAGATGAACCATCACACTGATTAAATAAACCTCttcccaatgaaaagcatctggaCTCAGACATTTGTAACAATAACGAAAAAGTAAACTATTAATTAAACAGAGGGAAATATTTGATGACATCTCACTTAGCTacctgggtcaaggaagaaagcaACTGGTAGTGGAATACTATTTAGCAAATGACAATAATAGGAACCAAATATTAAAGAATTATACAGCTAGGGAAATTTGTAATTACATTGagtaaaatttataataatatacTTCTGTGAAGAAGCAATATCAGAAAGATAAAGGAATCCATTAAATTAAATCTAGAAAAGAATGCTAATGAGATGAAATCAAAGACAAAATTAATGCAAAtttaataattgttttattaGAAGACAATGAGAATCTGAATTTATAAATGATAACAGACAATGGATTTATATTCACTACACTCATATAATCCCAAAGATTGcagtttttaaacattatttctggGAACTGATGTCCTCCACTGAAGCTCCCCTTTAAAACAAAGTTTGGGGAAGTCCTGAACTTCAGGTTATCTGGTTATATGATAAAGGAAAATTTGTAGGggtcaagcacagtgtatcaacCACAGAGTAGACATCACAAAATAGAACTTAAAGGAACAGTCTACTCATGAGTAAACAATGTTCTAATCCATCAGCTTCAGATTCTTGGGTTAAGTCATCTGGTCCAAGAACATTCCTGAGGTCATCTCTGTAAAAGATGAACAACAATTACTTCTGACATATTTCAAGGACTGTGCCAGAAAACTCTACCAGTTAACTATAGACTGTATCACAGAAAATACATAGCTGATGtgttgaaaatattctttaaagtttTGTGGCATAGTCAAGTAGGAGAGGAAAATACAAACCCACAAgatttagaaagaagaaaacacaaatctaAAATTACATTGAGAACTTGTTTTAGTccaaactacattttaaaaaaatcacatgcatTGTATTTATATTGAAGTCATGgggcaaagaacaaaaacaatgcaTGCCTATGCCTACACCCACCCCAGATCTGATTCATTCCTTATTCAAATTTAGGAAGATATGCCAGTACAATAAATATAAGACCACATTAAACATAAAGAATTGCAGCATGTAAAAATTAATGTACAATTTAAAATGTTGGTTTACACacatgtaatatacatatatcatatcTTTATTGTATGAgttcatataaaaacaaaattatatatatttcaggaaaatgaagacGCAGAATATTCAACTAAATTGTCCTTTATGGAAGGGATGGACTCTTATCTCTTAAGTTGTCACACAGATGTCCCATTGTAGCTGAAATCTCCATTCAGATTATTTGAGAAATTTTCTGCTGTTTGAAGGCTAGGCCTGTTGTAGGGGAAATGGTTCATAGTCATCAGAGTATTCTGGCGTTTTTGACTATTTCTATGTTGCTCAAATGAGTCCTAAAGAGGCAAACAGAACCCTCAGTGTTGACAGAAGAGTAAAATGAGGGCCAATCTCTCAGGTTAGTCTTTCTCTTGTTCCAACTCTTGAAGACTTAGTATCCAGGCCCACCTGAAATACGTCCATGCACAAACCAACTGTCTAATTCAATAATGTATAAGTGATGCACAATTTCTACAACAACGATGTCACTAAGGATTGTACAAATCGAGCAAGCTACAGAAGATCTAATTAGTTCTGATGTCTTTTGTTCTGTCACATCCAACCTTAACTCTAAGTCTAAAAGTGGATTCATTTTGTTCACCACTTTGTATAATGAACCTGTAGGTCATTTTCCAAAGACTGACACATCACTCTGTTGAGAATGTATTACTTAGTCTGATTTGACTTTTATTTGGATTTTGGAATTAgtgattatttttaatctttgtaatttttccttaatttctcaaaagcatggcAAAGAATTTTTATGATGCAATTAATATGATAATAA
The nucleotide sequence above comes from Peromyscus eremicus chromosome 13, PerEre_H2_v1, whole genome shotgun sequence. Encoded proteins:
- the LOC131923627 gene encoding large ribosomal subunit protein uL23-like, whose amino-acid sequence is MWPLLSFVAAFMGNCFIVIDYCSERCQLKTQRESTCAHRAKAKTKAWKTKEADLKGIHSHKKKICTSSTFQNPNTMRCQRQLKSPLSVPMRNKVDYYAIIKVCLNTVSAMKKIEDNNILIFTVDVKANKHHVKQAVKKLYETYVAKVNTLLRLGKQKNEYVQLTPDYDSLDIANKIEII